One stretch of Deltaproteobacteria bacterium GWA2_45_12 DNA includes these proteins:
- a CDS encoding hypoxanthine phosphoribosyltransferase translates to MKILFDSKTISDRVALMAKQVNHDYKDKNLVVVGVLKGAFIFMADLVRHLTVPLTVDFLRVASYQGQKSSGAVRLELDTTQPIQGRDVLLVEDIVDTGLTLAAIKKHLMAQNPSSLKICTLLYKEKKKGLKKECDYIGFEIPDVYVVGYGMDENGQFRELSEIRMLT, encoded by the coding sequence AAATACTTTTTGATTCGAAAACAATTTCAGATCGTGTGGCCCTCATGGCCAAGCAAGTCAATCACGATTACAAAGATAAAAATTTGGTCGTTGTGGGCGTGCTTAAGGGGGCCTTTATTTTCATGGCGGATCTGGTGCGTCATTTGACGGTTCCACTTACCGTTGATTTTTTACGTGTGGCTTCTTATCAAGGTCAAAAATCTTCCGGGGCGGTGCGATTGGAGCTGGACACAACCCAACCCATTCAAGGGAGGGATGTTTTGCTGGTAGAAGATATTGTCGATACAGGGCTTACACTTGCAGCCATCAAGAAACATCTCATGGCCCAAAATCCAAGCAGTCTTAAAATCTGCACTCTTTTATACAAAGAAAAAAAGAAGGGGCTGAAAAAAGAGTGTGACTACATCGGTTTTGAAATTCCGGATGTTTATGTGGTGGGTTATGGCATGGATGAAAATGGCCAGTTTCGGGAACTATCGGAAATTCGGATGCTTACTTAG